The following proteins are co-located in the Polystyrenella longa genome:
- a CDS encoding Rieske (2Fe-2S) protein codes for MADYISIAKVGDIPEGEGRSYPVNGTTVAVFYVNGEYKAINDACPHAGASLAPGYVEDDVVCCPWHAWQFCLNTGDWMDNPGGKVKVDCYPLRIEGDDIQVLVQPVG; via the coding sequence ATGGCTGATTATATTTCCATCGCCAAGGTCGGCGATATTCCCGAAGGCGAAGGTCGCAGTTACCCCGTGAATGGAACGACCGTCGCGGTCTTCTATGTGAATGGTGAATACAAGGCGATTAACGATGCCTGCCCTCATGCAGGTGCCTCGTTAGCACCCGGTTACGTCGAAGACGATGTTGTCTGCTGTCCCTGGCATGCCTGGCAATTCTGTCTGAATACGGGCGACTGGATGGACAACCCTGGCGGAAAAGTCAAAGTCGACTGTTATCCCCTCCGTATTGAAGGCGACGATATCCAAGTGCTGGTTCAACCAGTGGGATAA
- a CDS encoding AAA family ATPase — protein MKIRQIEIEQYGPWRNLQLPFEGHPFEMIYGPNEAGKSTLMRFIRAVLYGYETENLEGPRGDFGEDRRRGSLLVEHRGAEYRLQRNAEWNERGQLQIDRITEGGEHREGNPESVLKTLTGGTDELLFNNIFAVGLDEIQQLASLHDDEVGQHIYGLTLGPEGRRILTANRQAGRKLHQLFQTEPNRGELLELLADEDRLRQEIEQSTSNSGLYQQKKQQLDNLRREIEELRKQQTSLQREQRGCRFMDLIFKPWRQVYDYEQELQRLPARRNLPSGGLEELKGLDRKIRESRRSYKDQRGQYREGLKLSTNLKPETGVRRHAQLMRTLLDQKTWYRDERERIDLFFTDQNAARQELDRELGKLRNLWPDITLERCRKINATAGDSRELLATARKYQRELSRRNRFRKRYDKRVRKNQARMAELTQIQNDLNGLSISDALNRARQQLSAVKRRLELQLQMKAFQERMERSQAQLARQEERIGLPTIAYLGITIFVLGGFFFVALGLWEAVKTSWLIGGIYFFLGLTAAGIGWSIKSHFRTAVSETVRETQDDLFETRAKLNQLQKEADSLFDPSANRLGDSPDEESLIDRAYRKVRDLEGNLELEQRVHNERERLSRWRNRSQELQRKVSEVRQQWCQQLQRVGLPESVNIDETFDLWEQVQATLAADKHLRQLEDSLNQRRHTLDHYESQVRQVNEDLSLEGEAVGRDNNLLKLFPQWENLIGQYGEWRSVRRKHRAESRDSRRQVRLLQKEYEELRTRRSGLLEKAGVHSLKEYADLEEKLQRRTELEDLLMLAREDLDRLASTEPDLAIVEDDLEKFDPISNKNRLGDLSQREQVTNDKLSRRLEETGALKQQLGEWESDQSLMKYRQELAAVRARMHEATSQWLGVQVGQEITRQLQTQYERTQQPEVLANASRYFTELTEGRYQNVWTPLGKRHLCLEDGHKQVFRVEQVSRGTRELLFLSLRMALVQQFAGRDIELPFILDDVMVNFDQGRTETALSTLLKWAEGGQQILCFTCHLHLAKMLEERGVKTFHLPKNQTAAEAGNRWAG, from the coding sequence ATGAAGATCCGGCAGATCGAGATTGAACAATACGGCCCGTGGCGCAACTTGCAGCTTCCTTTCGAGGGACATCCTTTCGAGATGATTTACGGCCCGAATGAGGCCGGCAAGTCGACACTGATGCGGTTTATCCGTGCGGTGTTATATGGTTATGAGACCGAGAATCTGGAAGGACCGCGCGGAGACTTCGGAGAAGATCGTCGACGCGGAAGTTTACTCGTCGAGCATCGCGGCGCCGAATATCGATTGCAGCGAAATGCGGAATGGAACGAGCGTGGCCAATTACAGATCGATCGCATCACAGAGGGGGGCGAGCATCGCGAAGGCAATCCGGAGTCGGTGCTGAAAACGCTTACGGGCGGCACTGACGAGCTTCTGTTTAACAATATCTTTGCTGTGGGTCTCGACGAAATTCAGCAATTGGCTTCCCTGCATGACGATGAAGTGGGACAGCACATCTATGGATTAACACTGGGACCGGAGGGACGTCGTATTTTGACGGCCAACCGTCAGGCCGGTCGCAAGTTGCATCAGTTATTCCAGACCGAACCTAACCGCGGGGAATTGTTGGAACTGCTGGCCGACGAAGACCGCTTGCGCCAGGAGATAGAACAGTCGACGTCGAATTCCGGACTGTATCAACAGAAAAAACAGCAACTGGACAACCTGCGGCGAGAAATCGAGGAACTTCGTAAACAGCAAACCAGCCTGCAGCGCGAGCAGCGGGGCTGCCGATTCATGGATTTGATTTTCAAGCCTTGGCGACAGGTTTACGATTACGAACAGGAACTCCAAAGGCTCCCCGCCCGTCGTAACCTGCCGAGTGGCGGGTTGGAAGAGCTCAAAGGGCTTGACCGGAAGATCCGCGAGTCGCGCCGATCCTATAAAGATCAACGGGGCCAGTACCGCGAAGGTTTGAAACTGAGTACCAATCTGAAACCCGAAACTGGGGTGCGCCGCCATGCTCAGTTAATGCGGACTTTGCTGGATCAGAAGACTTGGTATCGTGACGAACGAGAACGAATTGACCTCTTCTTTACCGACCAGAATGCGGCCCGGCAGGAATTGGATCGTGAACTTGGTAAACTTCGGAATCTATGGCCGGATATCACTCTGGAGCGATGCCGAAAGATCAATGCGACAGCAGGGGATAGCCGCGAGTTACTGGCGACTGCCCGCAAATATCAACGCGAACTGAGTCGGCGAAATCGTTTCCGCAAACGATACGACAAACGAGTCCGGAAAAATCAGGCCCGTATGGCGGAATTGACTCAGATTCAAAACGACTTGAATGGCCTATCGATCAGTGACGCACTCAATCGTGCCCGGCAGCAACTGAGCGCCGTTAAACGCCGTTTGGAATTGCAACTGCAAATGAAAGCGTTCCAGGAACGGATGGAACGATCTCAGGCTCAACTTGCCCGGCAGGAAGAACGGATCGGTTTGCCGACGATTGCCTACCTCGGAATCACCATCTTCGTTCTGGGAGGTTTCTTTTTCGTCGCTCTTGGATTGTGGGAAGCGGTTAAAACAAGTTGGTTGATTGGAGGGATTTATTTCTTCCTTGGTCTGACGGCTGCGGGTATTGGCTGGTCGATTAAATCTCACTTCCGTACTGCCGTCAGCGAAACTGTCCGCGAAACTCAGGATGATCTGTTCGAAACTCGTGCGAAATTGAATCAGCTTCAGAAAGAGGCCGACTCTTTATTCGATCCATCAGCGAATCGGTTGGGAGACTCTCCAGACGAAGAAAGCCTGATCGATCGCGCATATCGTAAAGTCCGGGATCTCGAAGGGAACCTTGAGCTGGAACAGAGGGTTCATAACGAACGGGAACGGCTCAGTCGCTGGCGAAATCGTTCGCAGGAACTGCAACGGAAGGTGAGTGAGGTTCGTCAGCAATGGTGTCAGCAGTTACAACGGGTCGGGCTGCCCGAGTCTGTCAATATTGATGAAACATTCGACTTGTGGGAACAAGTGCAGGCAACATTAGCGGCGGACAAGCATCTGCGTCAGTTGGAAGACTCACTCAACCAGCGCCGGCACACGCTCGATCATTACGAAAGCCAGGTTCGTCAGGTTAATGAAGATCTTTCTCTCGAAGGAGAGGCCGTCGGTCGGGACAACAACCTGTTGAAGCTTTTCCCACAATGGGAAAACCTGATTGGCCAGTATGGGGAATGGCGTTCTGTACGACGGAAACATCGTGCGGAAAGTCGTGATTCCCGCCGACAGGTCCGACTTCTGCAAAAGGAGTACGAAGAACTCCGAACGCGACGTAGCGGTTTGCTCGAAAAGGCGGGAGTGCATTCTTTAAAAGAGTATGCGGACCTCGAAGAAAAGCTGCAACGTCGGACCGAACTGGAAGACCTGTTGATGCTTGCTCGGGAAGATCTGGATCGTCTGGCCTCGACCGAGCCTGACTTGGCGATTGTGGAAGATGATCTGGAAAAATTCGATCCAATTTCCAACAAGAACCGTCTGGGCGATCTCTCACAACGGGAACAGGTCACCAACGATAAACTCAGTCGGCGATTAGAAGAGACGGGTGCGCTCAAACAGCAGTTGGGCGAATGGGAATCAGACCAATCTCTGATGAAATACCGACAGGAGTTGGCGGCGGTTCGGGCCCGCATGCACGAGGCAACCTCGCAATGGTTGGGCGTGCAAGTAGGCCAGGAAATCACGCGCCAACTACAGACACAATACGAACGCACGCAGCAGCCTGAAGTGTTGGCGAACGCTTCGCGGTACTTTACGGAACTGACCGAAGGCCGCTATCAGAATGTCTGGACTCCGCTCGGAAAACGGCATCTCTGTCTGGAAGATGGTCACAAGCAGGTGTTCCGGGTGGAACAGGTAAGCCGCGGTACACGGGAATTACTGTTTCTCTCCTTGCGTATGGCGCTGGTTCAGCAGTTTGCCGGTCGTGATATCGAGTTGCCCTTTATTCTTGATGATGTCATGGTAAACTTCGACCAGGGACGCACGGAGACGGCATTGTCGACCCTCCTGAAATGGGCGGAGGGAGGTCAACAGATTTTGTGCTTCACATGCCATCTTCATTTGGCGAAAATGCTGGAAGAACGAGGTGTGAAAACATTTCACCTTCCCAAAAACCAAACCGCCGCAGAAGCAGGGAACAGATGGGCTGGTTAA
- a CDS encoding acyltransferase family protein, producing MPPTANRAVTRRSSSKRSTTSRIPAMTQNAPRLASLDAFRGFVMLAMVSGGLALGTLAEKFPGKEVYEQLAFHTEHVAWAGVSFWDLIQPSFMFMVGVALVYSYDKRKMLGQSWISMFLHVLWRSALLIVLGWVLRSNSRDYTYWTLEDVIQQIGLGYPFLFLLWNRPRIFQWTILIVIIVGYWSLFAFYPLPGENFDPITVNADPTVVPQYEGFQAHWNKNANPAHDADIWLLNQFPREEAFTFNSGGYNTLNFIPSLITMIIGLLIGQMLKRERSRFFKWILLVVAGAACLGIGYAAHYYEICPIVKRIWTPSWAVYSAGWALVILSVFYFLMDLLPLKFLGWPFLVVGMNSIAIYVMNALISGWLMTTFVKHFGNSLFTVFGDPYEAIVKSSTELILLWLICFWMYRNRFFVRI from the coding sequence ATGCCTCCCACCGCGAATCGGGCAGTGACCAGACGTTCTTCCTCCAAGCGTTCGACCACCAGTCGTATTCCCGCAATGACACAAAACGCCCCTCGGTTGGCGTCGCTCGATGCGTTTCGAGGTTTTGTCATGCTGGCAATGGTCTCGGGTGGTTTGGCCCTGGGAACCTTGGCGGAGAAGTTTCCGGGGAAAGAAGTCTACGAACAACTCGCTTTTCACACTGAACATGTTGCCTGGGCCGGGGTCTCGTTCTGGGACCTGATTCAACCCTCCTTCATGTTCATGGTCGGCGTTGCCCTCGTTTATTCTTACGACAAACGAAAAATGCTGGGCCAGTCCTGGATCTCCATGTTTCTACATGTCCTGTGGCGATCGGCACTGTTGATAGTGCTGGGGTGGGTCTTGCGATCCAATTCTCGTGACTATACCTATTGGACATTGGAAGATGTGATCCAGCAGATCGGTCTGGGTTACCCGTTCCTGTTTTTATTGTGGAACCGGCCCAGGATTTTTCAGTGGACGATATTGATCGTCATCATTGTCGGGTACTGGTCCCTGTTTGCTTTCTATCCATTACCGGGCGAAAACTTCGACCCCATCACCGTCAATGCCGACCCGACTGTGGTACCGCAGTACGAAGGATTCCAAGCCCACTGGAACAAAAATGCCAACCCGGCTCATGACGCGGACATCTGGTTGCTCAATCAGTTCCCGCGCGAGGAAGCATTCACCTTCAACAGTGGCGGGTATAACACGCTGAACTTTATTCCTTCGCTGATCACGATGATCATCGGTCTGTTGATTGGTCAAATGCTCAAGCGGGAACGAAGCCGATTTTTCAAATGGATTCTACTCGTTGTCGCAGGTGCCGCTTGTCTGGGAATCGGTTACGCCGCGCACTATTACGAGATCTGTCCGATTGTCAAACGGATCTGGACTCCTTCCTGGGCAGTCTACAGTGCGGGCTGGGCGCTCGTGATTCTAAGCGTCTTTTACTTTCTGATGGACCTGCTACCGCTAAAGTTTCTCGGCTGGCCCTTCCTGGTGGTCGGCATGAACTCGATAGCCATTTACGTTATGAATGCCCTCATCTCCGGGTGGTTAATGACGACCTTCGTCAAACATTTCGGAAATTCGCTCTTCACCGTCTTCGGGGATCCGTACGAAGCGATTGTCAAAAGCTCAACCGAGTTGATACTGCTGTGGCTCATCTGTTTCTGGATGTATCGCAACCGGTTCTTTGTGCGTATTTGA
- a CDS encoding FG-GAP repeat domain-containing protein, which produces MVFRTVVIVSLLLVSLSTTPLRSLAAEEPSLAQYYGFGPVELIKLERRSRNLLSGDLNSDGRSDLIVVDNSHSRLDLLIQKDVGNATDDSEELDVNEVANSTRFEHEKLAVEKEVLSLILGDFNHDERTDIAYLASPDTLMIHLQSEKADWNETRKFRLPDLESIPWTLAAGDLNQDNMDDLVVLGKNATFVYYQEPEKGLVSPLEIMNTSEKLSIAQIADVNGDGLNDLCYSAGNDRTRFLAARLQDSTGKLGPELQFDLQRPRAITVSNIDGEPGKEIVSIDSQSGRIKVLKLETEPVEPDEGGTHLANRLIQFGFGALASGSDRELAVGDLNGDGLQDVLVTDPAAARIFAFEQNENHQLSLGESFPSLMAISQLRMFDINQDGSDEVLVLSNEEKTLGISEFIDGRLSFPQTLPLPLKEAPHVIDILESSDGSAPTVVYLSGTSPKQELHSFQLKRTDSGFEMIESRLIQEVELAKATPEKMTHCDANADGIPDLLIFHGRGRPPKLLVGIAEGKYKEIPDYPGIGLTASAPGKLFIPSDKGYPLYDAQSKFARSLVLEENGRWQVENQFNANEANARIEGVASLDLDQDDDPEVVLIDGGVDKLRIMQKNENGNYRLWKEVELGGFSYIRNTIADLNGDNLPDLILLGKSSFAVLFANARYPDIKELATFESDLKSSYFSDVLCGDVNNDGHVDVIGIDTRSQRIEILDYNPPKGLRTTLNFHVFEEKGFQRGDDSRGSDPREGLVVDVTGDGLPDVVLLSHDRILVYPQEAPPKAAVTTSDQ; this is translated from the coding sequence ATGGTTTTCCGAACCGTTGTCATTGTCAGTCTGCTGCTGGTCAGCTTGAGCACAACGCCACTTCGTTCACTCGCAGCCGAGGAACCCTCTCTGGCGCAGTATTACGGATTTGGACCGGTCGAATTGATTAAACTGGAACGACGTTCCAGAAATCTCTTGTCGGGTGATTTGAACTCCGATGGTCGCAGTGACTTGATCGTAGTTGATAACAGTCACAGTCGACTTGATTTGTTGATTCAGAAAGACGTCGGTAATGCTACCGACGATTCTGAGGAACTGGACGTCAACGAGGTAGCGAACTCGACCCGATTTGAACATGAAAAGCTGGCTGTAGAGAAAGAAGTGCTTTCGTTAATATTAGGGGATTTCAATCACGACGAACGAACCGACATCGCTTATCTCGCCAGCCCCGACACATTGATGATTCACCTGCAGTCCGAAAAAGCAGACTGGAATGAAACCCGGAAGTTTCGCCTCCCCGATCTGGAATCAATTCCGTGGACCCTGGCGGCGGGCGATTTGAATCAAGACAACATGGATGATTTGGTCGTCCTCGGAAAGAATGCGACCTTCGTTTATTACCAGGAACCGGAAAAAGGGTTGGTCAGCCCGCTGGAGATTATGAACACGTCAGAGAAACTGAGTATCGCTCAGATTGCCGATGTGAATGGGGATGGCCTGAACGATCTCTGCTATTCTGCGGGTAACGACCGAACTCGATTTCTGGCAGCACGTCTTCAGGACAGTACCGGTAAGCTGGGCCCCGAATTGCAATTCGACCTTCAGCGTCCACGTGCAATTACCGTATCCAATATCGATGGGGAACCGGGCAAAGAGATTGTCTCGATCGACAGCCAGTCGGGACGAATCAAAGTATTAAAACTGGAAACGGAACCAGTCGAACCTGACGAAGGAGGAACGCATCTGGCCAACCGGTTGATTCAATTTGGTTTCGGAGCCCTCGCCAGTGGAAGTGACCGTGAACTGGCCGTGGGCGATCTGAATGGTGACGGCCTGCAGGATGTGCTGGTAACCGATCCGGCTGCCGCTCGCATCTTTGCATTCGAGCAGAATGAGAATCATCAATTAAGCCTCGGTGAAAGCTTTCCCAGCCTGATGGCGATTAGCCAGTTAAGAATGTTTGACATCAATCAGGATGGCAGCGATGAAGTGCTTGTGCTCAGCAACGAAGAAAAAACACTCGGTATAAGTGAATTTATCGATGGTCGACTCAGTTTCCCTCAGACCCTTCCGCTTCCACTCAAAGAAGCCCCCCATGTGATTGATATTCTGGAAAGTTCAGACGGCAGTGCCCCCACCGTGGTTTATCTGAGCGGAACTTCCCCCAAACAGGAACTCCATTCTTTTCAGTTAAAAAGGACGGACAGCGGATTCGAGATGATTGAATCACGCTTGATTCAGGAAGTTGAGTTAGCAAAAGCGACTCCTGAAAAAATGACGCATTGCGATGCGAATGCAGATGGTATTCCTGACTTATTAATCTTTCACGGACGAGGCCGCCCCCCCAAACTGCTCGTCGGTATTGCGGAAGGAAAGTACAAAGAAATCCCAGACTACCCGGGGATTGGCCTGACCGCTTCTGCTCCCGGCAAGTTGTTCATCCCCAGCGACAAAGGTTATCCGCTGTATGATGCCCAATCCAAGTTCGCCCGCTCGCTGGTTCTCGAAGAGAATGGACGATGGCAGGTCGAAAACCAGTTCAATGCCAACGAAGCTAATGCTCGTATTGAAGGAGTCGCATCACTGGACCTTGATCAGGATGACGACCCCGAAGTTGTGCTGATTGATGGTGGCGTCGACAAGCTGCGTATCATGCAGAAAAATGAGAACGGGAATTATCGTCTCTGGAAAGAAGTGGAACTGGGCGGGTTTTCTTATATCCGAAACACGATTGCCGATCTCAACGGAGACAACCTGCCCGACTTGATCCTTCTTGGTAAATCGAGCTTTGCTGTTCTGTTTGCCAACGCTCGCTACCCGGACATCAAAGAGCTAGCCACATTCGAATCGGATCTGAAGAGCAGCTATTTCTCCGATGTATTATGCGGCGATGTCAACAATGATGGCCATGTCGATGTAATTGGAATCGACACACGCTCACAGCGGATCGAAATCCTGGATTACAATCCTCCCAAGGGACTGCGAACGACGTTGAACTTCCACGTCTTCGAAGAAAAAGGGTTCCAGCGAGGAGATGACAGTCGTGGTAGCGACCCGCGTGAAGGTCTGGTCGTCGATGTGACGGGTGATGGCCTTCCAGACGTCGTCCTGCTCTCACATGATCGAATCCTGGTATATCCTCAGGAAGCACCGCCGAAAGCGGCTGTTACAACTTCAGACCAGTAG
- a CDS encoding HpcH/HpaI aldolase family protein yields the protein MKQNPVKRALAQGEPQVGSWLAFGNIHTSRLMARVGFPWLTVDMEHSPIDWSTAAEMFGAIADAGCIPLARVPKGDHTHIKRVLDAGAMGIVVPMVNTVEEAKIAIAAAKYPPEGNRSVGGGLHVLNFDASPSDYYQNANDEILVVLQTESPEGVENAEEIYSLPGVDAIFIGPNDLRFQMRTPDGTFPTAEEHEAMMQRVLEMGNKTGTPVGLHVMSVDDIKKRLDEGWKFLALGSEMKAMVECAENWVQELDLKSSDEAMINY from the coding sequence ATGAAACAGAATCCTGTAAAACGTGCTCTGGCCCAGGGAGAGCCCCAAGTCGGTTCCTGGCTCGCTTTTGGAAACATACATACAAGCCGACTGATGGCGCGAGTCGGCTTTCCCTGGCTAACCGTCGACATGGAACATTCCCCGATTGACTGGAGCACCGCCGCCGAAATGTTCGGTGCCATTGCGGATGCTGGCTGCATTCCCCTGGCTCGCGTTCCCAAGGGAGACCACACGCACATTAAACGCGTGCTGGACGCTGGCGCCATGGGGATTGTGGTGCCGATGGTGAACACCGTTGAAGAGGCGAAAATCGCCATCGCCGCCGCCAAGTATCCCCCCGAAGGTAACCGTTCGGTAGGGGGAGGCCTGCATGTGCTTAATTTCGATGCCTCGCCCAGTGATTATTATCAGAACGCAAACGATGAAATTCTAGTCGTCCTGCAAACGGAATCTCCGGAAGGAGTCGAGAACGCCGAAGAAATTTATTCGCTCCCCGGAGTCGACGCAATCTTCATCGGTCCCAACGATCTCCGTTTCCAGATGCGCACTCCCGACGGCACCTTTCCCACTGCCGAAGAACATGAAGCGATGATGCAGCGGGTCCTCGAAATGGGCAACAAAACCGGCACGCCCGTCGGTCTCCATGTGATGTCAGTGGACGATATCAAGAAACGGCTCGATGAAGGTTGGAAGTTCCTCGCCCTTGGCAGCGAAATGAAGGCGATGGTCGAATGTGCCGAAAACTGGGTTCAGGAACTGGACCTGAAATCTTCAGACGAAGCGATGATCAATTATTGA
- the sppA gene encoding signal peptide peptidase SppA — MLRPPLSARRAFLALTCFALFTSLIAAPEAAFAKTGKAAKAEKPPADKYAYITLKGTYPEAAAAPGLFGATQTTLAKVLKQFKTAERDRHLTGIVLKIESPQVGFGTLNELRQAILQYRESGKKIYAYLDSATMKDYLLASACDEIIMPESGVVMLLGLRMEIKFYKNMLDKLDIQPDALKVGEYKSAAESISRSEMSPAFREEMEAILDSYFGMIVKTIAESRSLTEEQVGNIIDTGISTMTEAKQQGLVDVIGYEDELLARLRSGDSRTEFDEKYGKEKVDTDFSGFGGLVKMMNLMMGVEPNKRASTTPKIAIVYASGPIMPGKSQNGLFGDVMGSETIVEAVRKAAKDDTVKAVVLRVNSPGGSALASDLMWHALEQVDKPIVVSMGDVAASGGYYISMGADYIYAEPGTITGSIGVVMGKVAVEGLMEKVGITTTVLSRGKNSGAISILKPMNESERATMQKMLDDIYLQFTTKAAEGREMPLDQLEKLARGRVYTGEQALEINLVDELGTLSQAIAKATELAGLTEKDRVEQLELPTPPSPFEQLFGDLDPETKLQSITKLLEQEAPGLYSLLKETWAINQLARQPGLTLMPFQVDIK, encoded by the coding sequence ATGCTGCGTCCCCCCCTATCTGCCCGCCGGGCGTTTCTCGCCCTCACCTGCTTCGCCCTGTTCACGTCACTCATTGCCGCACCGGAAGCGGCTTTTGCCAAGACGGGTAAAGCAGCCAAAGCAGAAAAACCACCCGCCGATAAATACGCTTACATTACCTTAAAAGGAACCTACCCCGAAGCGGCCGCCGCACCGGGGTTGTTTGGAGCCACTCAGACCACGTTGGCAAAAGTGTTGAAGCAATTCAAAACAGCCGAGCGGGATCGGCATCTGACCGGGATCGTGCTGAAGATCGAAAGCCCACAAGTTGGCTTTGGAACCTTGAACGAATTGCGACAGGCCATTCTGCAATACCGCGAGTCGGGTAAAAAGATTTACGCCTACCTCGATTCAGCCACGATGAAGGATTATCTCCTGGCCTCTGCCTGTGACGAAATTATCATGCCCGAATCGGGCGTCGTCATGCTGCTCGGCCTGCGAATGGAAATCAAGTTTTACAAAAACATGCTGGATAAACTCGACATTCAACCAGACGCGTTGAAAGTCGGCGAATACAAATCCGCAGCGGAATCCATTTCTCGTTCCGAAATGAGCCCCGCTTTCCGCGAAGAGATGGAAGCGATCCTCGACAGCTACTTCGGCATGATTGTCAAAACAATCGCTGAATCTCGTTCTCTAACCGAAGAACAAGTCGGAAATATCATCGACACTGGTATCAGCACAATGACGGAAGCCAAACAACAAGGCTTGGTCGACGTGATTGGATACGAAGACGAACTGCTGGCCCGGCTTCGCAGTGGAGATTCCCGTACGGAGTTCGATGAGAAGTATGGTAAAGAAAAAGTCGACACCGACTTCTCCGGTTTTGGCGGTCTCGTCAAAATGATGAACCTGATGATGGGTGTAGAACCTAACAAACGCGCATCGACGACTCCTAAAATCGCCATCGTCTACGCCAGTGGCCCTATTATGCCGGGCAAAAGCCAAAATGGCCTGTTTGGCGATGTCATGGGCTCGGAAACGATTGTCGAAGCTGTACGAAAAGCGGCCAAAGACGACACAGTCAAAGCAGTAGTCCTGCGTGTGAACAGCCCGGGCGGCTCGGCACTCGCCAGCGACTTGATGTGGCATGCACTGGAACAGGTTGATAAACCGATCGTCGTCAGCATGGGTGACGTAGCCGCCAGCGGTGGGTATTACATCTCGATGGGCGCAGACTACATCTACGCGGAACCGGGAACGATCACGGGGTCCATCGGTGTTGTTATGGGTAAAGTGGCGGTGGAAGGGCTGATGGAAAAGGTCGGCATTACAACGACCGTCCTGAGCCGAGGCAAAAACAGCGGCGCGATCAGTATTCTCAAACCGATGAACGAGAGCGAGCGTGCGACAATGCAGAAAATGCTCGACGACATCTATCTGCAATTCACGACGAAAGCGGCAGAAGGACGCGAAATGCCTCTCGACCAATTGGAAAAACTGGCCCGGGGTCGTGTCTACACTGGAGAGCAGGCGTTGGAGATTAATCTTGTTGACGAACTGGGAACGTTGTCACAGGCGATTGCAAAAGCAACCGAACTGGCTGGTTTGACGGAGAAAGATCGCGTCGAACAACTCGAACTGCCCACTCCCCCTTCTCCCTTCGAACAACTCTTCGGCGATCTGGACCCAGAAACCAAACTGCAATCGATCACTAAACTGCTCGAACAAGAAGCCCCTGGCCTCTATTCATTGCTAAAAGAGACCTGGGCGATCAACCAACTGGCTCGCCAACCGGGCCTGACCTTGATGCCGTTCCAAGTCGACATCAAGTAA
- a CDS encoding NADPH:quinone reductase encodes MKAAVIHQTGAAEDVLKVEELSTPEPAKNELLIAVKAAAVNPIDTYIRSGVIALPLEFPYIVGCDFAGEVVSVGADVKNFKQGDRVWGSNQSLAGRQGTFAEEIVVAEEWAYPVPNGQSFESAAAGALVGITAHLGLFLHSNLQPGETVFVNGGTGGVGSAVVQFAKATGAKVIATVGSGEKKAHCEKLGADLAINYKTEDVDAKIKEFVGEEGGIDVWFETLREQDPARTIGLLNKRGRYIVMAGRDSKPPFPIGPFYVKDLRLIGFAMFNASPEEQRDSAKELNDWFTAGKWAPQVGETFPLEKAAQAHQLQEQNTLQGKGSLSGKIIVTI; translated from the coding sequence ATGAAAGCGGCCGTCATCCATCAAACTGGTGCTGCTGAGGACGTATTGAAAGTCGAAGAACTGTCGACTCCTGAACCCGCGAAAAACGAATTGTTGATTGCCGTCAAAGCGGCGGCCGTAAACCCGATAGACACCTACATTCGCAGTGGCGTCATCGCACTTCCACTCGAATTTCCTTATATCGTCGGTTGCGACTTTGCGGGTGAAGTCGTCTCGGTCGGAGCCGACGTTAAAAACTTCAAACAGGGTGACCGAGTCTGGGGGAGTAACCAGAGCTTGGCGGGTCGACAGGGGACCTTTGCTGAAGAGATCGTCGTGGCCGAAGAATGGGCCTATCCTGTTCCGAACGGTCAATCATTCGAATCAGCCGCTGCGGGGGCGCTCGTTGGGATCACGGCTCATCTGGGACTCTTCCTGCATTCCAACTTGCAACCGGGAGAAACCGTTTTTGTGAATGGTGGGACAGGAGGAGTTGGTTCCGCGGTTGTGCAATTTGCCAAAGCGACCGGAGCGAAAGTGATCGCGACAGTCGGTTCAGGCGAGAAGAAAGCGCACTGCGAAAAGTTGGGGGCCGACCTCGCCATCAATTATAAAACGGAAGATGTTGACGCAAAAATTAAAGAGTTCGTCGGCGAAGAAGGGGGGATTGATGTCTGGTTTGAGACACTTCGTGAACAGGATCCCGCGCGGACGATCGGTCTGCTGAATAAACGGGGACGATATATTGTGATGGCCGGTCGCGATTCCAAACCTCCTTTTCCGATCGGCCCGTTTTACGTCAAAGACCTTCGCCTGATCGGTTTTGCGATGTTCAATGCTTCGCCTGAAGAACAACGCGACTCGGCTAAAGAACTCAACGACTGGTTCACCGCGGGTAAATGGGCCCCTCAGGTCGGTGAAACATTCCCGCTGGAAAAAGCTGCGCAGGCACATCAGTTACAGGAGCAGAACACCTTACAGGGTAAAGGCTCCCTCAGCGGCAAAATCATCGTCACGATATAG